From the genome of Hymenobacter sp. PAMC 26628, one region includes:
- a CDS encoding YnfA family protein → MALTKSMLYFLLAALLEIGGGYLVWQWLREHRPWWVGALGFVGLALYGVIPPYQPATFARTYAAYGGVFIVISLLWGLWVDQRPPDRYEWVGAAICLVGSCVIMYARRG, encoded by the coding sequence GTGGCCCTCACCAAATCCATGCTCTACTTCCTGCTGGCGGCCCTGCTCGAAATCGGGGGCGGCTACCTGGTGTGGCAGTGGCTGCGCGAGCACCGGCCGTGGTGGGTGGGTGCGCTGGGCTTCGTGGGGCTGGCCCTCTACGGCGTCATCCCGCCCTACCAGCCGGCCACCTTCGCCCGCACCTACGCCGCGTACGGCGGCGTGTTCATTGTGATTTCGCTGCTGTGGGGCCTGTGGGTCGACCAGCGCCCGCCCGACCGCTACGAGTGGGTTGGGGCGGCCATTTGCCTGGTTGGTTCCTGCGTCATTATGTACGCCCGCCGGGGATAG
- the kdpA gene encoding potassium-transporting ATPase subunit KdpA, translating into MNKDLLGILLIFASTVLLAIPLGRYLATIYRGDKSWTDFLGPLERLLFRAGGIDANRGMTWQQHLVALLTINLVWFFWAMLVLCTQGSLPLNPDHNPSMSPDQAFNTAISFLVNCNLQHYSGESGATYFSQVFCLMFLQFVTAATGMAACVVVFNALKEGSNDKLGNFYNYFVKSITRVLLPLSLAVALVLVFQGTPMNWAAKAPIVTVQGDSVNVSRGPAAALIGIKQIGTNGGGFFGVNSAHPLENPTYFTNAVENGAIVLIPIAMALAFGFYLGRPRLGWMVFGVMTAGYLLLQVPTVALEMHGNPAITHLGVNQSLGSMEGKEVRFGAAASALWAIQTTVTSNGSVNAMHDSLTPLSGMNALLGMMTNAFYGGVGVGFLNFFVFIIVAVFISGLMVGRTPEFLGKKIEAREMKIAILIALLHPLLILAGTALAAHGYAGHPTEYASWLNNPGYHGFSEMLYEYTSSAANNGSGFEGLGDNTPWWNISTGIVMLLARYLPIIGPVAIAGLLARKKFIPESAGTLRVDTATFGVMVFFVIWIIAALAFFPALALGPLAEHFTLY; encoded by the coding sequence ATGAACAAAGACCTACTCGGCATCCTGCTCATCTTCGCCAGCACGGTGCTGCTGGCCATTCCGCTGGGCCGCTACCTGGCTACCATTTACCGCGGCGATAAAAGCTGGACTGATTTCCTCGGGCCCCTGGAGCGGCTGCTGTTCCGCGCTGGCGGTATCGACGCCAACCGGGGCATGACCTGGCAGCAGCACCTGGTGGCGCTGCTTACCATCAACCTGGTGTGGTTCTTCTGGGCCATGCTCGTGCTCTGCACCCAAGGCAGCCTGCCGCTCAACCCCGACCACAACCCGTCGATGTCGCCCGACCAAGCGTTCAACACGGCTATTTCTTTCTTGGTGAACTGCAACCTGCAGCACTACTCCGGCGAGTCGGGCGCCACGTACTTCTCGCAGGTATTCTGCCTGATGTTCCTGCAGTTCGTGACGGCCGCCACCGGCATGGCCGCCTGCGTGGTCGTGTTCAATGCCCTGAAGGAAGGCAGCAACGACAAGCTCGGCAACTTCTACAACTACTTCGTCAAGAGCATCACCCGCGTGCTGCTGCCGCTTTCGTTGGCCGTGGCACTGGTGCTGGTATTCCAAGGCACGCCCATGAACTGGGCCGCCAAAGCCCCGATTGTGACGGTGCAGGGCGACTCGGTGAACGTGAGCCGGGGCCCCGCCGCGGCCCTGATTGGTATTAAGCAGATCGGCACCAACGGCGGCGGCTTCTTCGGCGTCAACTCGGCCCACCCGCTCGAAAACCCGACGTATTTCACCAACGCCGTGGAGAACGGGGCCATCGTGCTCATTCCCATTGCCATGGCGCTGGCCTTCGGCTTCTACCTGGGCCGGCCCCGGCTGGGCTGGATGGTATTTGGGGTGATGACGGCCGGCTACCTGCTGCTGCAAGTGCCCACCGTGGCCCTGGAAATGCACGGCAACCCGGCCATTACGCACCTGGGGGTTAATCAGTCTCTGGGCTCAATGGAAGGCAAGGAGGTGCGCTTTGGTGCGGCCGCTTCGGCGCTGTGGGCCATTCAGACCACCGTCACCAGCAACGGCTCCGTCAATGCCATGCACGACTCGCTCACGCCCCTCTCGGGCATGAACGCGCTGCTGGGCATGATGACCAACGCCTTCTACGGCGGGGTGGGGGTGGGCTTCCTCAACTTCTTTGTCTTCATCATCGTGGCCGTGTTCATCTCGGGGCTGATGGTGGGGCGCACCCCGGAATTTTTGGGCAAGAAAATCGAGGCCCGCGAAATGAAAATTGCCATCCTCATCGCCCTGCTGCACCCGCTGCTCATCCTGGCCGGCACCGCCCTGGCCGCGCACGGCTACGCTGGCCATCCCACCGAATACGCCTCCTGGCTAAATAACCCCGGCTACCACGGCTTCTCCGAAATGCTCTACGAGTACACCTCCTCGGCCGCCAACAACGGCTCGGGCTTCGAGGGCCTCGGCGACAACACGCCCTGGTGGAACATCAGCACGGGCATCGTGATGCTGCTGGCGCGCTACCTGCCCATCATCGGGCCGGTGGCCATCGCCGGGCTGTTGGCCCGCAAGAAGTTCATCCCCGAAAGCGCCGGCACCCTGCGCGTCGACACGGCCACCTTCGGCGTGATGGTCTTCTTCGTGATTTGGATCATCGCCGCGCTAGCTTTTTTCCCGGCCCTGGCCCTGGGGCCCCTGGCCGAGCACTTCACGCTGTATTAA
- the kdpF gene encoding K(+)-transporting ATPase subunit F, translating into MMLALLLLALATFGYLCYVLLKPEKF; encoded by the coding sequence ATGATGCTTGCCCTGTTGCTGCTCGCCCTCGCCACGTTCGGCTACCTGTGCTACGTGCTGCTGAAACCGGAAAAATTCTGA
- a CDS encoding DUF7674 family protein produces MTPLETADLLTVEFPELCEALHAPQTCTSLYRQLDCFADFTRRAVAGGELDLLRHCFAVADSLLRRADRYLSAAIETAYLHCLHLDGSTYGNQLARQLMPVGLYQAYARSHGNMLP; encoded by the coding sequence ATGACCCCACTTGAGACGGCCGATTTGCTCACGGTCGAATTCCCCGAGCTATGCGAGGCCCTGCACGCGCCGCAAACCTGCACCAGCCTGTATCGTCAGCTCGACTGCTTCGCCGACTTCACCCGCCGGGCCGTCGCCGGAGGCGAACTTGACCTGCTCCGCCATTGCTTCGCCGTGGCCGACAGTCTATTGCGGCGGGCCGACCGCTACCTCTCCGCGGCCATCGAAACCGCGTACCTGCACTGCCTGCACCTCGATGGCAGCACCTACGGCAACCAACTGGCCCGTCAGCTAATGCCCGTGGGCCTGTACCAGGCTTATGCCCGCTCGCATGGCAACATGCTGCCTTAA
- a CDS encoding sigma-54-dependent transcriptional regulator produces MHTGTILLIDDEPLLRQAVARTLELEGYVVLQVPDAHRGLDALREHADDIGVILSDVKLPDGRGLDLLPRYKALAPLAEVVLMTAFGTIADGVKAMKLGAFDYLTKGDADEQMVVVVDRAAEQARLRRRVAALEKKVGEQYSFDALIGKAPVLEQAKKMAQQVAPTEAAVLLEGPTGAGKELFAQAIHYASPRRTKPFVALNCSAFPKDLLESELFGYRKGAFTGAAVDKKGLFEEASGGTLFLDEIGELEVGAQAKLLRALETQEFTKLGDTKPTRVNVRIVAATNRNLKQEADQGHFRPDLYYRLSVVVIPVPPLSVRPGDVRALIDHFAQHFAAKLRQRPLTITPAALRALETYPWPGNVRELKNVLERAAILVPTDEPLDVEDLPIEVQVAALPHGPANADSDDPRTLRNFERQHVQRILLECNGNKAEAARVLGIAHTTLYRKIQEFGL; encoded by the coding sequence ATGCACACCGGAACCATCCTGCTCATCGACGACGAACCCCTGTTGCGTCAGGCCGTGGCCCGCACCCTGGAACTGGAAGGCTACGTTGTACTTCAGGTGCCGGATGCCCACCGGGGATTGGATGCCCTGCGCGAGCACGCCGACGACATCGGCGTTATCCTATCCGATGTGAAGCTGCCCGACGGCCGTGGCCTCGACCTGCTGCCGCGTTATAAGGCGCTGGCCCCGCTGGCCGAAGTGGTGCTAATGACGGCCTTTGGCACCATTGCCGATGGGGTAAAAGCCATGAAGCTCGGGGCCTTCGATTATCTGACCAAGGGCGACGCCGACGAGCAGATGGTGGTAGTGGTGGACCGAGCGGCCGAACAGGCACGGCTCCGGCGCCGCGTGGCCGCGCTGGAGAAGAAAGTGGGCGAGCAGTACAGCTTCGACGCCTTAATTGGGAAAGCACCGGTGTTAGAGCAGGCCAAAAAGATGGCGCAGCAAGTGGCCCCCACCGAAGCGGCCGTGCTGCTGGAAGGGCCCACGGGGGCGGGCAAGGAGTTGTTTGCGCAAGCCATTCATTACGCCAGCCCGCGCCGCACCAAGCCATTCGTGGCCCTGAACTGCAGCGCTTTCCCCAAGGATTTGTTGGAATCGGAGCTGTTTGGGTACCGCAAAGGGGCCTTCACCGGCGCGGCGGTGGACAAAAAAGGGTTGTTTGAGGAAGCCAGCGGCGGCACCTTGTTCCTCGACGAAATCGGGGAACTCGAAGTGGGGGCGCAGGCCAAGCTGCTGCGGGCCCTGGAAACGCAGGAGTTCACCAAGCTCGGCGACACCAAGCCCACCCGGGTGAACGTGCGCATCGTGGCCGCCACCAACCGCAACCTCAAGCAGGAGGCCGACCAGGGCCATTTTCGGCCCGACTTGTACTACCGCCTCTCGGTGGTGGTAATACCCGTGCCGCCGCTCAGCGTGCGGCCTGGTGACGTGCGTGCCCTGATTGACCATTTCGCGCAGCACTTTGCGGCCAAGCTGCGCCAGCGCCCGCTCACGATTACCCCCGCCGCGCTGCGGGCCCTGGAAACGTACCCGTGGCCGGGTAATGTGCGGGAGTTGAAAAACGTGCTCGAACGCGCCGCCATCTTGGTGCCCACCGACGAGCCGCTGGACGTGGAGGACCTACCCATTGAGGTGCAGGTGGCCGCCCTGCCCCACGGTCCGGCCAATGCCGACTCGGACGACCCGCGCACGCTGCGCAACTTCGAGCGGCAGCACGTGCAGCGCATCCTGCTGGAATGCAACGGCAACAAGGCCGAAGCGGCCCGGGTCCTGGGCATTGCCCACACCACGCTTTACCGCAAAATTCAGGAGTTTGGGTTGTAA
- a CDS encoding DDE-type integrase/transposase/recombinase produces the protein MGQVLHGSARTTPAVRRRIQQSPESAQSLAKRHGVNVKTVTKWRNRSTTTAAPTGPKPVSTVLTAEREAGAGAFRQQTQPPLDDGRYALQETIPPRARSALHRLFQRHGLGRLPAPEPAEKQKKFKDYPIGYLRVDFAEVPTEAGTVYRFAALDRTSKPAFAAWHPRATKMLAADFLRRVLAAIPYPVPKVLTDNGTQSGTLPRRAYAWRHIFDRVCDERGIEHGIEHRFTKPARPWTNGQRFNRTWKEATVRQYQYQYQYQCQTTAQLNEHLQAFLLAYNYGKRLERLRGKPPHELVCQQWRLTPTIFMRDPTHLMLGLYT, from the coding sequence ATGGGACAAGTACTTCACGGCAGCGCCCGTACAACGCCGGCAGTGCGACGCCGCATCCAGCAAAGTCCGGAAAGCGCGCAAAGCTTAGCGAAACGCCACGGGGTCAATGTGAAAACGGTGACCAAGTGGCGCAACCGCAGCACGACTACAGCCGCGCCGACGGGGCCAAAGCCGGTTTCCACCGTGCTTACCGCCGAGCGGGAAGCGGGCGCGGGCGCTTTTCGCCAGCAGACCCAACCGCCGCTCGATGACGGCCGCTACGCCCTGCAGGAAACCATCCCACCGCGCGCGCGCTCGGCCCTGCACCGCCTGTTTCAACGCCACGGCCTCGGCCGCCTGCCGGCTCCGGAGCCCGCGGAGAAGCAAAAGAAATTTAAGGATTACCCGATTGGCTACCTGCGCGTCGACTTCGCCGAAGTGCCTACCGAAGCGGGTACAGTGTACCGCTTCGCCGCCCTTGACCGCACCAGCAAGCCGGCCTTTGCCGCATGGCACCCCCGGGCCACGAAAATGCTGGCCGCTGACTTTTTGCGGCGGGTGCTGGCCGCCATTCCCTACCCAGTGCCTAAAGTGTTGACCGACAACGGTACCCAATCCGGCACCCTGCCCCGCCGGGCCTACGCCTGGCGGCACATTTTTGACCGTGTCTGCGACGAGCGCGGCATCGAGCACGGCATCGAGCACCGCTTCACCAAGCCCGCCCGTCCGTGGACGAATGGGCAGCGCTTCAACCGCACCTGGAAAGAGGCCACGGTGCGCCAGTACCAGTACCAGTACCAGTACCAGTGCCAAACCACGGCCCAACTCAATGAGCACCTGCAAGCCTTTTTACTGGCTTACAACTACGGTAAACGGCTTGAGCGGCTACGAGGCAAACCCCCACACGAATTGGTTTGCCAACAATGGCGCTTAACCCCTACTATCTTCATGCGTGACCCCACCCACCTCATGCTGGGACTATACACCTAG
- a CDS encoding SDR family NAD(P)-dependent oxidoreductase, with product MGKLTGKVAVITGGTSGMALATAQLFVKEGAYVFITGRDQARLDEAVRAIGQNVTGVQGDAANLDDLDRLYETVKREKSNFDVLFASAGMGGEARKLGQVTEKDFDSIFGLNTRGTLFTVQKALPLLNEGGSIIMTGSIASVKGWPDYSVYSASKAALRSFARTWLNELKNRRIRVNVLSPGQIATPIQEQMFDAETMRQFESLIPRGKMGRPEEIATVALFLASADSTFVNGVELAVDGGTSAI from the coding sequence ATGGGAAAACTCACTGGAAAAGTGGCCGTCATTACCGGCGGCACGTCGGGCATGGCCTTGGCCACGGCCCAATTATTTGTGAAAGAAGGTGCCTACGTCTTCATCACGGGCCGCGACCAGGCCCGGCTGGACGAGGCCGTGCGGGCCATCGGCCAGAACGTGACCGGCGTACAGGGCGACGCGGCCAACCTGGACGACCTGGACCGCCTTTACGAGACGGTAAAGCGGGAAAAGAGTAATTTCGACGTGCTATTCGCCAGCGCCGGCATGGGCGGGGAAGCCCGCAAGCTGGGGCAGGTCACGGAAAAGGACTTCGACAGCATTTTCGGGCTGAACACGCGGGGCACCCTCTTCACGGTGCAGAAAGCGCTGCCGCTACTCAACGAGGGCGGCTCCATCATCATGACCGGTTCGATTGCGTCGGTCAAGGGCTGGCCGGATTACAGCGTGTATTCGGCCAGCAAGGCGGCGCTGCGCTCCTTCGCCCGCACCTGGCTCAACGAGCTGAAGAACCGGCGTATTCGGGTAAACGTGCTGAGTCCGGGGCAGATTGCCACTCCGATTCAGGAGCAAATGTTCGACGCGGAGACCATGCGGCAGTTCGAATCCCTCATCCCGCGGGGCAAGATGGGCCGCCCGGAGGAGATTGCGACGGTGGCGCTATTCCTGGCTTCCGCCGACTCGACCTTTGTGAATGGGGTGGAGTTGGCGGTAGACGGCGGCACCTCGGCCATCTAA
- a CDS encoding NmrA family NAD(P)-binding protein, whose product MNIIVTGSLGNVSGPLTETLVRNGHRVTVISSDPAKVAQINRLGAAAAIGSLTDAAFLRQTFTGAEALYAMIPFSFTAQDQSAYLREIATNYVQAIQHTGIKRAVLLSGWAADLVPSSSVEDVFAPLTNVAVTFLRPAYFYSNFYMSLPAIRQTGQLTATYGGDDRLVFVSPQDIAAVAAEELVSAAPSSIRYVGSDEMTCNEAARLLGAAIGVPALHWTVISPEQMLAQYKGMGMPATFAQSLVDMEATMHDGTALANFHRANPPLGTVKLAEFAQEFAVAYQAH is encoded by the coding sequence ATGAACATAATTGTCACCGGCTCGCTTGGAAACGTCAGCGGTCCCCTTACCGAGACGCTGGTCCGCAACGGGCACCGCGTCACGGTCATCAGCAGCGACCCGGCCAAAGTAGCGCAAATCAATCGCCTGGGGGCCGCCGCCGCAATTGGGTCCTTGACCGATGCCGCCTTCTTGCGGCAAACGTTCACGGGGGCAGAGGCCCTGTACGCCATGATTCCCTTCAGCTTCACCGCGCAGGACCAATCGGCGTATCTGCGCGAAATCGCCACGAATTACGTGCAGGCCATTCAGCACACGGGTATCAAACGGGCGGTGTTACTGAGCGGTTGGGCCGCTGATTTGGTGCCGTCATCGAGCGTGGAAGACGTGTTTGCGCCGCTAACAAATGTCGCCGTCACGTTTCTGCGTCCGGCCTATTTTTACAGCAACTTTTATATGTCCCTGCCGGCCATCCGGCAGACCGGCCAGCTCACGGCGACGTATGGCGGCGACGACCGGCTCGTCTTTGTCTCGCCCCAGGACATTGCGGCCGTGGCCGCCGAGGAATTGGTTTCCGCCGCCCCGAGCTCGATTCGCTACGTGGGCAGCGACGAAATGACGTGCAACGAAGCGGCCCGCCTCCTGGGAGCCGCCATCGGGGTCCCCGCGCTCCACTGGACGGTTATTTCCCCGGAGCAGATGCTGGCCCAGTACAAAGGGATGGGAATGCCGGCGACGTTCGCGCAAAGTTTGGTGGACATGGAGGCAACGATGCACGACGGCACGGCGCTGGCCAATTTTCATCGCGCCAATCCCCCGCTGGGCACCGTGAAGCTGGCCGAGTTTGCCCAGGAATTCGCCGTGGCCTACCAGGCGCACTAA
- a CDS encoding winged helix-turn-helix transcriptional regulator: MRDAAFHTSTCSMTRTMGVLGSKWKPIIIVMLTQRLRFGQLAQHMPLISRKVLTEQLKELEEDGIVRREAFAELPPRVEYSLTAHGLALLPILDQLCTWHSTPPAAVADSL; encoded by the coding sequence ATGCGTGACGCCGCTTTTCACACCTCTACCTGCTCCATGACCCGCACAATGGGCGTACTGGGCAGCAAATGGAAACCCATTATCATCGTGATGCTAACCCAGCGGCTGCGTTTCGGGCAGCTCGCGCAGCATATGCCGCTCATCTCGCGCAAGGTGCTCACCGAGCAGCTCAAGGAACTGGAGGAAGACGGTATCGTGCGCCGCGAAGCCTTCGCCGAACTGCCGCCCCGCGTCGAATACTCGCTCACGGCGCACGGGCTGGCCCTGCTGCCCATCCTCGACCAGCTCTGCACCTGGCACAGCACCCCGCCCGCGGCCGTGGCGGACAGCTTATAA
- a CDS encoding alpha/beta hydrolase family protein has translation MNPTQTAPVPSSRRDGTVSAPMTVISASPVVLAAPGRGEDLQVRVSAPATGRDLPIIVFSHGNGNSLDGYAPLVEFWAAHGFVVMQPTHLDSRMLGLRPEDPRTPRIWQFRVEDLQRILDHLDLLEAAVPGLAGRLDRSRIAAVGHSWGAQTVSLLLGARVLEPGGGLGADMTDARIQVGVLLSAGGGDLTPSAAQQYPFMNRSFAQMTTPALVVAGDKDISHLTARGPDWFTDPYFLSPAGKCLVTLFGGEHLLGGISGFRVTETSDENPARVAAVQQLTGAYLRSAFYPDDPAWPAAQAALRDSPQPLGKVVCK, from the coding sequence ATGAATCCTACTCAAACAGCCCCCGTGCCGAGCAGCCGCCGCGACGGAACCGTCAGCGCCCCTATGACCGTTATTTCCGCGAGTCCGGTGGTGCTGGCCGCACCGGGCCGGGGCGAGGACTTACAAGTGCGCGTGTCGGCCCCCGCGACCGGGCGCGACCTACCAATCATTGTCTTCTCGCACGGCAACGGGAACTCCCTGGACGGCTACGCCCCGCTGGTCGAGTTCTGGGCGGCGCACGGCTTCGTCGTAATGCAGCCCACCCACCTGGACTCGCGGATGCTCGGCCTGCGGCCCGAAGACCCCCGGACTCCCCGCATCTGGCAGTTCCGCGTGGAGGACCTCCAGCGCATCCTCGACCACCTCGACTTGCTGGAGGCCGCCGTGCCGGGGCTGGCGGGCCGCCTCGACCGCAGCCGCATCGCCGCGGTCGGGCACTCCTGGGGCGCGCAGACGGTGAGCCTGCTGCTGGGCGCGCGCGTGCTGGAGCCGGGGGGCGGCCTGGGCGCGGACATGACCGACGCGCGCATCCAGGTGGGGGTGCTGCTTTCCGCGGGCGGGGGCGATTTAACGCCGTCCGCGGCGCAGCAGTACCCGTTCATGAACCGCAGCTTTGCCCAGATGACGACCCCGGCCCTCGTGGTGGCGGGAGATAAAGACATCTCCCACCTGACTGCTCGGGGGCCCGACTGGTTCACCGACCCGTATTTCCTAAGTCCGGCCGGCAAGTGCCTGGTGACGTTGTTCGGGGGTGAGCACCTGCTGGGCGGAATTTCCGGGTTCCGGGTGACGGAAACGTCGGACGAGAACCCGGCGCGCGTGGCGGCGGTCCAGCAGCTCACCGGGGCCTACCTGCGCAGCGCATTCTACCCCGACGACCCCGCCTGGCCCGCCGCCCAGGCCGCGTTGCGGGATAGCCCCCAGCCGTTGGGGAAGGTAGTGTGCAAATGA
- a CDS encoding aldo/keto reductase produces the protein MDNVLAAKTTTPFLLGGDLPVNRLGYGAMRITGPGLWGPPADRPAILALLRRVAELGITFIDTADMYGPFEGEKLIAEALHPYPAGLVIGTKGGVVTFAPGREGTLLDGTPQHLHEALHGSLRRLKLERIDLYQLHRLDPRVPAERTFAFLAEAQNKGLVRHLGLSEANVEDIKLAQQHFSVASVQNRYSLFDRAAEPVLAYCREQGIAFIPYFPIGGGQVQETDRVQQVAARHQVSVRQLALSWLLHHAPNILPIPGTTSLAHLEENMRAAAVQLTAQDMQELDALS, from the coding sequence ATGGACAACGTATTGGCTGCGAAAACCACGACCCCCTTTCTGCTAGGAGGCGACTTGCCGGTTAACCGGCTCGGCTACGGCGCGATGCGCATCACCGGGCCCGGCCTCTGGGGTCCCCCGGCCGACCGGCCGGCCATCCTGGCGCTTCTGCGCCGGGTAGCGGAGCTGGGCATCACCTTCATCGACACGGCCGATATGTACGGTCCCTTCGAGGGGGAAAAACTGATTGCCGAAGCCCTGCACCCCTACCCGGCCGGGCTGGTGATTGGCACCAAGGGCGGGGTCGTCACCTTTGCCCCCGGCCGGGAGGGTACGCTGCTCGACGGCACGCCGCAGCACCTGCACGAGGCCCTACATGGCAGCCTGCGCCGCCTCAAACTGGAACGGATTGACCTCTACCAACTGCACCGCCTCGACCCGCGGGTGCCGGCTGAGCGCACGTTTGCCTTTCTGGCCGAAGCCCAAAACAAGGGCCTGGTGCGGCACCTGGGCCTGTCGGAAGCAAATGTCGAAGATATCAAGCTGGCCCAGCAGCATTTTTCGGTGGCCTCGGTTCAGAACCGTTACAGTCTCTTCGACCGGGCGGCGGAGCCCGTGCTGGCTTACTGCCGCGAACAGGGCATTGCCTTCATTCCGTACTTCCCTATCGGCGGGGGCCAAGTGCAGGAAACGGACCGCGTGCAGCAAGTAGCCGCCCGGCACCAGGTGTCGGTGCGGCAGCTCGCCCTGAGCTGGCTGCTGCACCACGCGCCCAACATCCTGCCCATTCCGGGCACCACCAGCTTGGCCCACTTGGAAGAGAATATGCGGGCCGCCGCTGTGCAGCTGACCGCGCAGGACATGCAGGAATTAGATGCCCTGAGCTAG
- a CDS encoding SDR family oxidoreductase: protein MKNPATVLVTGGTGFVGAQCILALLHQGYRVRTTLRSLASQASVLETLKTGGTTPGHQLEFVEADLTSDKNWAEALQGCAYVLHVASPLSFATPTDESAHLKPAVEGTLRVLKAARDAGVKRVVLTSSFGAVGFSHTDRTTETTEVDWTDPQLKGLSTYEKSKGLAERAAWEFIKNEGGALELSVINPVAILGPSLGSHTSGSFDIIRHLVDGSLKAVPNIPLNVVDVRDVADLHVRAMTTPAANGQRFIASADGQISMPEIAQLLQRKLPELAEKVATKTVPDWVIRFASLFNAQAKTGAMFLQVNRRVSTAKAKQLLGWKPLATNEQAILAAAESLIKYQLIE from the coding sequence ATGAAAAATCCGGCAACAGTTTTGGTAACGGGCGGCACCGGCTTTGTGGGCGCGCAGTGCATCCTGGCCTTGTTGCACCAGGGCTACCGCGTCCGAACCACGCTGCGCTCCCTGGCCAGCCAAGCCAGCGTCTTGGAAACGCTGAAGACCGGCGGCACTACGCCGGGCCACCAACTGGAATTTGTGGAAGCCGACCTGACCAGCGATAAGAACTGGGCCGAGGCCCTGCAAGGCTGCGCCTACGTGCTGCACGTGGCCTCGCCCCTCTCGTTTGCTACCCCCACTGACGAAAGCGCCCACCTCAAGCCCGCCGTGGAAGGCACGCTGCGGGTGCTAAAGGCCGCTCGCGACGCGGGCGTGAAGCGGGTGGTGCTCACGTCCAGCTTTGGTGCCGTGGGCTTTAGCCACACCGACCGCACGACCGAAACGACGGAGGTGGACTGGACCGACCCGCAGCTGAAAGGGTTGTCAACGTATGAAAAATCAAAAGGGCTAGCCGAACGGGCCGCCTGGGAGTTTATCAAAAACGAAGGCGGTGCGCTCGAACTAAGCGTTATCAATCCGGTGGCCATCCTGGGCCCGTCCTTGGGCAGCCACACGTCCGGCAGCTTCGACATCATCCGGCACTTGGTAGATGGCTCGCTGAAGGCGGTGCCGAACATTCCGTTGAATGTGGTCGATGTGCGCGACGTTGCCGATTTGCACGTGCGGGCCATGACCACGCCGGCGGCCAACGGGCAGCGCTTCATCGCCTCGGCCGACGGACAGATTTCGATGCCCGAGATTGCGCAGCTTCTCCAGCGAAAGCTGCCTGAACTGGCCGAAAAGGTGGCGACGAAAACAGTGCCCGATTGGGTTATCCGGTTCGCGTCGTTGTTTAATGCACAAGCCAAAACGGGGGCCATGTTTTTGCAGGTAAACCGCCGGGTCAGCACTGCCAAAGCCAAGCAGCTATTAGGCTGGAAGCCGCTGGCCACCAACGAGCAGGCGATTCTAGCGGCTGCGGAAAGCCTGATTAAGTACCAGCTCATCGAATGA
- a CDS encoding DUF2147 domain-containing protein: protein MSDAASHVSVVVRAKTLLFNLLACFFLTANSMAQTLDTGKPPEADKVLGRWVSQAQDSQTEIFKSGGTYSGTLLAGWGNNLYEKDGKTLKKDTKNPDAALRSQTLLNAVILSGLEYRDGEYQNGRCYDARTGKTFGCTMRMRGEGLEIRIYWKFSLLGVTKKWTRIPG from the coding sequence ATGAGCGACGCCGCCAGCCACGTAAGCGTTGTTGTACGGGCGAAGACCCTCTTGTTTAACCTGCTTGCTTGCTTCTTTTTAACCGCAAATAGTATGGCGCAGACGCTGGACACGGGCAAACCCCCGGAAGCCGATAAGGTCCTCGGCCGGTGGGTGAGCCAGGCCCAAGACTCCCAAACAGAAATCTTCAAATCCGGCGGCACCTACTCCGGGACGCTGCTGGCCGGCTGGGGCAATAACCTGTACGAAAAAGATGGTAAAACCTTGAAAAAGGACACCAAAAACCCGGATGCGGCCTTGCGCAGCCAGACGCTGCTAAATGCGGTGATTCTGTCCGGCCTGGAATACCGGGACGGAGAATACCAAAACGGTCGCTGCTACGACGCGCGAACGGGCAAAACCTTTGGCTGCACCATGCGGATGCGGGGAGAGGGGCTGGAAATCAGAATTTACTGGAAGTTCTCGCTGCTCGGCGTGACGAAGAAATGGACCAGAATACCAGGCTGA